Proteins encoded by one window of Tunturibacter psychrotolerans:
- a CDS encoding MFS transporter: MISGPNSSSASASSQRSYNTLLLCVAGLGGLLYGVDIGIIGGALPYLEATSGLNAGQLSVIVAAVLLGSVISTIFAGLLADWMGRKPMMTLSGLVFVVSIPVIALSHGYGPLFVGRLLQGVSGGFIGVVVPLYLAECLASTNRGKGTGIFQWLLTLGIVAAALIGIYYSYRVEAVARASDAAALFQVKDRAWRHIFWISLPPGVLFVLGSIFVTESPRHLFRTGHRERAMTALLRSRTPAMAELEFGEMEERSLNVGRPDGSSEKNAESLLRRKYAIPFVLACVILFCNTATGVNSIIGYNTSILLQSGLSDLAAHWGYVIFTTVNFLMTIVGMTLVDRKGRRFLLILGSTGLMAALITIGALFWQTEKSNLECRGAVQSLVGPRQELILKFGQAEADRLLAASGHEDTASLSAHASLAVIYSYGGFTGATTFVRSDDPSAELIRITRASSIPATRVEAFFKNPFSDLDAARTAPLIIERARIGQIPDRAHGYLVALALFTFIAFFAVGPGVCVWLALSELMPTRIRSVGMSVALVINQLVSTTLAVLFLPVVSKYGYSTMFFLFAAFTVIYFITATFFLPETKGKTLEQIEQHFEALGS, translated from the coding sequence ATGATCTCTGGACCTAATTCCTCTTCCGCATCAGCCTCAAGTCAGCGCAGCTATAACACTTTGCTCTTGTGCGTGGCCGGACTCGGCGGTCTCCTCTATGGGGTGGACATCGGAATCATCGGGGGAGCGCTGCCGTATCTGGAGGCGACGTCAGGGTTGAATGCCGGACAGCTTTCGGTGATTGTGGCGGCTGTCCTGCTCGGCAGCGTCATTTCGACCATCTTCGCCGGGCTGCTCGCGGACTGGATGGGCCGCAAACCAATGATGACTTTAAGCGGACTCGTCTTTGTCGTGAGCATTCCCGTCATTGCACTGTCCCATGGCTACGGTCCACTCTTTGTTGGACGACTCCTGCAAGGAGTTAGCGGGGGATTTATCGGCGTGGTGGTACCGCTATATCTCGCGGAATGCCTCGCTTCAACCAATCGAGGTAAGGGAACGGGAATATTTCAGTGGCTGCTTACCCTTGGTATCGTTGCCGCAGCATTGATCGGGATCTACTACAGTTATCGCGTTGAGGCCGTGGCGCGTGCGTCTGATGCGGCGGCGCTGTTTCAGGTCAAAGATCGTGCGTGGAGGCATATCTTCTGGATCTCGCTGCCGCCCGGAGTTCTATTCGTTCTCGGTAGCATCTTCGTCACTGAGTCACCACGCCACCTGTTTCGCACCGGCCACCGTGAACGAGCCATGACGGCACTGCTTCGTTCGCGAACTCCGGCAATGGCGGAGCTCGAGTTCGGCGAGATGGAAGAGCGTTCGCTGAACGTCGGGAGACCGGATGGATCAAGTGAAAAGAACGCGGAGAGCCTCTTGCGCAGAAAGTACGCCATTCCATTTGTACTTGCTTGCGTGATTCTCTTCTGTAACACGGCGACCGGCGTCAACTCTATCATCGGTTACAACACAAGCATCCTGCTACAAAGCGGCCTCTCCGATTTAGCAGCGCATTGGGGATATGTCATCTTTACCACCGTGAACTTCCTGATGACGATCGTAGGAATGACACTCGTCGATCGCAAGGGACGCAGATTTTTGCTCATCCTGGGTAGCACAGGTCTGATGGCGGCGCTGATCACAATCGGAGCTCTATTCTGGCAAACGGAAAAATCCAATCTCGAGTGTCGCGGCGCTGTTCAATCTCTCGTAGGGCCGCGACAGGAGTTGATTCTTAAGTTCGGTCAAGCGGAAGCCGATCGTCTCCTGGCGGCCAGTGGTCACGAAGACACGGCCTCTCTCAGTGCACATGCATCACTGGCGGTAATCTACTCCTACGGAGGCTTTACCGGGGCGACTACCTTCGTCCGCTCTGACGACCCTTCGGCAGAGCTCATCCGGATCACTCGAGCAAGCTCCATTCCCGCAACCAGGGTCGAAGCTTTCTTCAAGAATCCTTTCTCTGATCTCGACGCTGCTCGGACCGCCCCTTTGATAATTGAGCGAGCGCGAATCGGTCAAATTCCTGACCGTGCTCACGGATATCTGGTGGCGCTCGCTCTGTTTACGTTCATCGCTTTCTTTGCGGTAGGGCCTGGCGTGTGTGTCTGGCTTGCGCTTTCGGAGTTAATGCCGACGCGAATCCGCTCCGTCGGAATGAGCGTCGCGCTTGTGATCAACCAGCTCGTATCGACCACACTGGCAGTTCTGTTTCTCCCTGTTGTAAGTAAATACGGCTACTCGACTATGTTCTTTCTCTTTGCCGCGTTCACGGTGATCTACTTCATCACCGCCACCTTCTTTCTTCCGGAGACCAAAGGAAAGACTTTGGAGCAGATTGAGCAGCACTTCGAAGCTTTGGGAAGCTAG
- a CDS encoding aminotransferase class I/II-fold pyridoxal phosphate-dependent enzyme, producing the protein MTPPAQIFLPTHGGQLRQIAARYGLEPKQLIDFSANINPAGPPASVFITLQQALADPAVLVAYPDLELTELKKALAEASEILPENTAVANGFVPLLEAALRSLKIARCLLPVPSFSEYRQTLTNAGVEVARYYLAQEEGFSYQPETLLRAALEDDCDALLLANPQNPSGALCEAGIMRDLIEMAAKHRIKVLLDEAFIDYVPTQSLTRSAIESENLVVFRSVTKFFAIPGLRVAYAVSSASSIRNLNNRLAPWPISSLASEAVSAALEDSAYAEETRRENHLRRTWLEREMARLKIFTYSSSTNFLLLRFAAHVDVHLLWEKMTAEEQIVLRSCANFEGLAPVHLRTAVRSEAENERLVHGLERVLARMNR; encoded by the coding sequence ATGACGCCACCCGCGCAGATTTTCTTGCCAACACATGGCGGTCAACTTCGTCAGATCGCTGCCCGGTATGGGCTCGAGCCGAAACAGCTCATTGATTTCAGCGCCAACATCAATCCAGCTGGCCCTCCCGCGTCGGTGTTCATCACACTTCAGCAGGCCCTCGCGGATCCTGCCGTTCTAGTTGCATATCCCGATCTTGAATTGACCGAACTCAAGAAAGCTTTGGCAGAAGCCTCGGAAATCCTCCCCGAGAATACCGCAGTCGCCAACGGTTTTGTGCCGCTTCTCGAAGCCGCTCTGCGTTCACTCAAGATTGCACGTTGCCTTCTGCCTGTCCCCTCATTCAGTGAGTATAGGCAAACTCTCACGAACGCTGGTGTCGAGGTCGCTCGATACTATCTGGCCCAGGAAGAGGGATTTTCCTACCAGCCCGAAACGCTGCTACGAGCTGCATTGGAAGATGATTGCGACGCACTTCTGTTGGCCAATCCGCAGAATCCTTCTGGCGCACTTTGTGAAGCCGGCATTATGCGAGACCTCATCGAAATGGCAGCGAAGCACAGAATCAAGGTGCTGCTCGATGAAGCGTTCATAGATTATGTTCCGACCCAATCCTTAACCCGATCCGCAATCGAGTCGGAAAATCTAGTCGTGTTTCGTTCGGTAACGAAATTTTTTGCGATTCCCGGGCTGCGTGTGGCCTACGCGGTCAGTAGTGCTTCGTCTATTCGGAATTTGAACAACAGGCTTGCTCCATGGCCTATCTCGAGTTTGGCTTCAGAGGCGGTCTCTGCCGCTCTCGAAGACAGCGCCTATGCAGAGGAGACCCGTCGAGAGAATCATCTGCGACGGACTTGGCTAGAGCGAGAAATGGCTCGCTTGAAGATCTTTACCTATTCTTCGAGCACAAATTTTTTGCTGCTTCGATTCGCTGCACATGTGGACGTCCATCTGCTCTGGGAAAAGATGACCGCGGAGGAGCAGATTGTGCTTCGTTCCTGCGCCAACTTCGAAGGACTCGCACCGGTGCACCTACGGACCGCAGTTCGGTCGGAAGCAGAAAATGAGAGATTGGTTCACGGCCTGGAGCGAGTGCTGGCACGAATGAATAGATGA
- the cbiB gene encoding adenosylcobinamide-phosphate synthase CbiB encodes MSSRSALAAAYLFDWIAGDPEWLPHPVRVIGRGIEEGERILRRPGQTPAAELAAGGVLTFGMVVVVYLSTAKTIAWMKERDRRLGFVAETLLAWTCLASRSLHDEASAVVNALEKHEIVLARQRLSRIVGRDTQTLNEQDISRAVIETVAESCSDGVIAPLFYMAIGGVPLAMSYKAVNTLDSMIGHADDRYFYFGKIAARLDDVANFLPSRLTALGITAAALIEDASPIAALETWRRDGAKHKSPNAGQPESAIAGALQVRLGGESHYAGELLASPLIGEEFARPRVQKAKQSIRMVAVVSVVGALTALLLHRGRR; translated from the coding sequence ATGAGTAGTCGAAGCGCTCTTGCTGCGGCGTATTTGTTCGACTGGATAGCCGGAGATCCTGAATGGCTTCCGCATCCCGTGCGGGTCATTGGTAGAGGAATTGAAGAGGGAGAGCGAATTTTACGGAGGCCTGGGCAGACTCCCGCGGCCGAGCTTGCGGCGGGCGGGGTGCTGACCTTCGGCATGGTTGTGGTGGTTTATTTGAGTACCGCGAAGACTATCGCCTGGATGAAGGAACGAGACAGGCGGTTGGGGTTCGTCGCAGAGACGCTTTTGGCTTGGACATGCCTCGCATCGCGCAGTCTGCACGATGAGGCCTCTGCTGTAGTAAACGCTCTTGAAAAACACGAGATCGTTCTGGCGCGACAACGTCTCTCAAGAATCGTCGGTCGCGATACTCAGACGCTGAACGAACAGGATATTAGCCGCGCGGTGATCGAAACCGTCGCAGAAAGTTGCTCGGATGGTGTCATCGCGCCTCTCTTTTATATGGCGATCGGAGGGGTTCCGCTCGCCATGTCCTACAAGGCGGTCAACACGCTCGACTCTATGATCGGCCATGCAGACGATAGATACTTTTACTTTGGCAAAATAGCTGCGCGGCTGGATGACGTTGCCAATTTTCTCCCCTCCCGACTGACGGCCCTGGGCATTACCGCCGCCGCTCTTATAGAAGATGCGAGTCCCATAGCTGCGCTTGAAACATGGCGTCGCGACGGAGCCAAACACAAGAGTCCGAATGCCGGACAGCCGGAGAGCGCCATTGCCGGCGCACTTCAGGTTCGTTTGGGCGGTGAGAGTCATTACGCGGGCGAGCTTTTGGCTTCGCCTCTCATTGGAGAGGAATTTGCGCGACCAAGGGTACAGAAGGCAAAGCAGTCAATTCGAATGGTCGCAGTTGTCTCGGTAGTCGGAGCGCTTACTGCGTTGTTGCTGCACCGAGGACGACGATGA
- a CDS encoding cobyric acid synthase, translating to MVLGTGSHVGKSMLTAALCRIFAQHGYRVAPFKSQNMSLNSAATFEGLEIGRAQALQAEAAGVAASVHMNPILIKPSGDQSSQVIVHGKIWGRVTAADYHRRRIEELLPAVRESYESLASRFDVVILEGAGSPAEINLKQHDIANMRMAEMADASCLLVGDIDRGGVFASLLGTLELLDPEERERVRGFAINKFRGNVTLLEPGIQMMEERVKKPCMGVIPYLPSLMLEEEDSLGLPATTKTNWTAADASDSSADRALRIAVIALPSFSNFTDFDSLRAEPSVSLLFCRTTEGLALADVVILPGSKQTVDDLLWIKNTGLDIALQQYAHTGLIVGICGGMQMLGNAICDPSGMEHSGSVAGLGLLPIRTVMQTEKVTRNTHGEMAAEILFEQQITQTHLAGYEIHIGYTNYEVGAKHFSNLACKDEPSKTSRDGCISSDTRIFGTYLHGIFEEDCFRHQFLNAARGFHRLSPPREVTPWKQLREDSLNRLAHAVESALDMREIFAWAGLTYDPHPSEDMSARLPSAGVAR from the coding sequence ATGGTTCTGGGCACCGGCTCGCATGTCGGCAAGTCCATGCTGACCGCAGCTCTGTGCCGCATCTTCGCCCAGCATGGCTATCGCGTTGCGCCATTCAAGTCGCAGAATATGTCTTTAAACTCGGCGGCCACGTTTGAAGGGCTCGAGATTGGTCGAGCGCAGGCGCTGCAGGCGGAGGCTGCTGGAGTTGCGGCATCGGTTCATATGAACCCTATTCTCATCAAGCCGTCCGGCGATCAATCCTCGCAGGTGATCGTGCACGGAAAGATTTGGGGGCGAGTAACTGCGGCGGACTATCATCGACGACGCATAGAGGAATTGTTGCCGGCCGTGCGCGAGAGCTATGAATCTCTTGCCTCCCGGTTCGATGTCGTCATTCTGGAAGGTGCCGGTTCGCCCGCAGAGATCAATCTGAAGCAGCATGATATTGCGAACATGCGAATGGCTGAGATGGCCGATGCCAGCTGCCTGCTGGTCGGCGACATCGATCGTGGAGGAGTCTTCGCCTCGCTGCTTGGCACGCTCGAACTGCTAGACCCTGAGGAACGGGAGCGCGTTCGCGGGTTCGCGATTAATAAATTCCGTGGCAACGTAACCTTGCTGGAGCCAGGCATACAAATGATGGAAGAACGAGTGAAGAAGCCGTGCATGGGAGTCATTCCTTATCTGCCTTCGCTGATGCTCGAAGAAGAAGACAGCCTGGGGCTGCCGGCTACAACTAAAACTAATTGGACGGCAGCGGACGCTTCAGACAGTTCGGCTGACCGTGCGTTACGGATAGCTGTGATTGCACTGCCATCTTTTTCGAACTTTACTGACTTTGATTCCTTGCGTGCAGAACCGTCGGTGTCTCTGCTGTTTTGCCGAACTACCGAAGGACTTGCCCTGGCTGATGTAGTTATTCTGCCGGGCAGCAAACAGACCGTGGATGATCTACTTTGGATAAAAAACACCGGTTTGGATATTGCGTTGCAGCAGTACGCCCATACAGGTCTTATTGTAGGTATCTGCGGAGGTATGCAAATGCTCGGCAACGCGATTTGCGACCCGTCCGGAATGGAGCATAGTGGATCGGTTGCGGGACTTGGCTTATTGCCGATTCGCACCGTTATGCAGACGGAGAAGGTAACTCGAAATACGCACGGAGAGATGGCGGCCGAAATTTTATTCGAACAGCAAATTACACAGACGCACCTTGCAGGGTATGAAATTCACATCGGATATACCAACTATGAAGTGGGAGCAAAGCACTTCTCGAATCTTGCATGCAAAGACGAACCGTCCAAAACAAGCAGAGACGGATGCATCAGTTCCGACACGCGCATCTTCGGTACCTACCTTCATGGAATCTTCGAGGAAGACTGTTTTCGCCATCAGTTTCTTAATGCCGCTCGCGGGTTTCACAGACTCTCGCCACCTCGTGAAGTAACTCCATGGAAGCAGCTTCGAGAAGACTCACTCAATCGACTCGCTCACGCGGTCGAGAGTGCGCTCGACATGCGAGAAATCTTCGCATGGGCTGGTCTCACTTATGATCCGCATCCCTCGGAAGATATGTCTGCACGACTACCAAGTGCAGGTGTGGCGAGATGA
- the bluB gene encoding 5,6-dimethylbenzimidazole synthase, protein MTRAEDFDENERRAVYRAIRERRDVRRGFLPEPIPDELLHRLLEAAHNAPSVGLMQPWRFIVVRDLAVRRKVHEIFLKANEQALASYEGEQQQNYAGIKLEGILEAPQNLCIVCDSQSSQGHQLGRRTMPETAIYSAVCAVQNLWLAARAEGVGVGWVSILEPGLLRSTLRIPDQITPVAYLCLGYVNAFSKEPDLERAGWEKRTPLKSVLSLDQYDSDWSEGGLA, encoded by the coding sequence ATGACCAGAGCAGAGGACTTCGATGAGAATGAGCGGAGGGCGGTCTATCGAGCCATCCGCGAGCGGAGAGACGTTCGCCGCGGCTTTCTGCCGGAGCCCATTCCAGACGAACTATTGCATCGGCTGTTGGAGGCCGCACACAACGCACCTTCCGTCGGCCTAATGCAGCCGTGGCGATTCATTGTGGTGCGCGACCTCGCTGTGCGACGGAAGGTACATGAGATTTTTCTCAAAGCTAATGAGCAAGCGCTAGCGAGTTACGAAGGGGAACAACAGCAGAACTACGCGGGCATAAAGCTCGAAGGGATTCTCGAAGCTCCACAAAATCTTTGCATTGTTTGCGATTCGCAGAGTAGTCAAGGGCATCAACTGGGGCGACGTACCATGCCTGAGACTGCGATCTACTCGGCCGTATGCGCGGTTCAAAATCTGTGGCTCGCTGCAAGAGCTGAGGGGGTTGGCGTCGGCTGGGTGAGCATTCTGGAGCCAGGATTATTACGCAGCACTCTGAGGATTCCGGATCAAATTACACCGGTAGCCTATCTGTGCCTCGGTTACGTGAATGCATTTTCAAAAGAGCCCGATTTGGAGCGCGCTGGTTGGGAAAAGAGAACGCCGTTGAAGAGTGTGCTCTCCCTCGACCAGTACGACAGCGACTGGAGTGAAGGAGGGCTGGCTTGA
- a CDS encoding cob(I)yrinic acid a,c-diamide adenosyltransferase produces MSIATKRGDGGQTGLAGGIRISKADLRVEAYGTVDELNSTLGFARSICTNKEIYDWTETIQRTLFRVGSALATPPESKKSPPAVLPEDVEALTQLVHQIEATEGILADWSLPGAHTESAAYEVARTVCRRAERNAVRLANSGVELKPEILAYLNRLSDVIWLFGRLIEVKAGVDARLRSGDTAGPKWSRAWK; encoded by the coding sequence ATGAGCATCGCAACAAAACGTGGAGATGGCGGACAGACTGGATTAGCTGGCGGAATTCGCATCTCGAAAGCAGATTTGCGAGTGGAGGCTTACGGCACGGTTGATGAGTTGAACTCGACTCTGGGATTTGCCCGAAGCATCTGCACGAACAAAGAGATATATGACTGGACCGAAACGATTCAACGCACGCTGTTTCGGGTGGGATCGGCTCTGGCTACTCCTCCGGAGAGCAAGAAATCTCCGCCGGCTGTTTTGCCGGAAGATGTTGAAGCACTAACGCAGTTGGTGCACCAGATTGAAGCGACCGAAGGCATCCTCGCTGATTGGTCACTACCTGGGGCACACACCGAATCAGCTGCGTATGAGGTGGCTCGCACCGTCTGCCGCAGAGCAGAACGCAATGCGGTGCGGCTTGCAAACAGCGGAGTAGAACTCAAGCCTGAGATACTCGCATACCTCAATCGGTTGTCTGACGTGATCTGGCTCTTCGGCAGGCTCATTGAGGTCAAGGCCGGCGTGGATGCACGCTTGCGCAGTGGCGATACTGCAGGACCGAAGTGGTCAAGGGCATGGAAATGA
- a CDS encoding histidine phosphatase family protein: MSDILFIRHAETDMAGTFCGHTDPDLNARGHKQTAELIDRLRSENIDTVYTSDLRRAQTTAEAIASAFGIECRPRRALREINFGEWDGLTWKEIEERDKVYARRWMAEHPLLPTPGGEAFRDFEQRVLEEVAFLSTKAATQDIAVVTHAGVLRTVLCSLHQSSEEDAWKQTQPYCAIVRHAVTISPQMQFMEARS; encoded by the coding sequence ATGAGCGACATTCTTTTCATTCGCCACGCGGAGACAGACATGGCCGGAACATTTTGCGGCCACACCGACCCAGATCTGAATGCGCGCGGTCACAAACAAACGGCAGAGTTGATCGATAGACTTCGCTCAGAAAATATCGACACCGTCTACACAAGCGACCTGCGTCGGGCGCAAACCACAGCAGAGGCCATCGCCAGCGCATTCGGAATCGAATGCAGACCACGTCGAGCTCTGCGCGAGATCAACTTCGGCGAATGGGACGGTCTTACTTGGAAAGAAATCGAGGAGCGCGACAAAGTCTATGCGCGTCGGTGGATGGCTGAGCATCCGTTGCTGCCGACGCCCGGAGGTGAGGCGTTTCGCGATTTTGAACAGCGCGTCCTCGAGGAAGTCGCGTTCTTATCCACAAAAGCCGCAACGCAAGATATCGCGGTTGTGACCCACGCGGGGGTACTGCGTACGGTTCTCTGCTCACTCCATCAATCCAGCGAAGAAGATGCCTGGAAACAGACACAGCCTTACTGCGCCATCGTTCGACATGCAGTTACAATTTCACCTCAAATGCAGTTCATGGAGGCGCGTTCATGA
- the cobS gene encoding adenosylcobinamide-GDP ribazoletransferase — protein MPLQSDGDVRIGGRQRGEGLSATRQIRDFGRELAVAFQFLTRIPMPSTKFEEDSLSRSVKFFPLVGLAIGSIAALLQRILTVHLGRPLTAFVVLTYLVLITGCLHEDGLADAADGFGGGWTKDRILAILRDSRIGSYGAIALVLSLLARYLLLASLPMERFTAYIISAHVLSRWSSLPLSYFLAPAREQEGQGARIARLISFHSLLFGSLVSIAIVIFALRRFSVAPLLAAPLLVVLSGWFYQRKIGGITGDCFGATNQLTEIAVYFCGVWIA, from the coding sequence GTGCCTCTACAATCAGATGGCGACGTTCGAATCGGCGGGCGTCAGCGAGGCGAAGGATTGAGTGCAACGCGGCAGATTCGCGACTTTGGCCGGGAGTTGGCGGTCGCCTTCCAATTTCTCACACGGATCCCCATGCCCTCGACAAAATTCGAAGAGGACTCGCTTTCTCGATCAGTCAAATTTTTTCCATTGGTCGGTTTAGCCATAGGTTCTATAGCCGCGCTGCTTCAAAGGATCCTAACAGTCCATCTGGGTCGCCCACTTACCGCATTCGTCGTGCTGACCTATCTCGTGCTGATCACCGGTTGCCTGCACGAGGACGGACTCGCAGACGCAGCAGACGGATTTGGCGGCGGCTGGACGAAGGATCGAATATTGGCCATCCTGAGAGACAGCAGGATTGGAAGCTACGGCGCGATTGCGCTTGTCTTATCTCTACTAGCACGCTATCTGCTTCTCGCGTCATTGCCGATGGAACGCTTTACGGCTTACATCATCTCTGCCCACGTATTATCCCGTTGGAGTTCGCTGCCGCTAAGCTACTTTCTCGCTCCAGCGCGTGAACAGGAGGGGCAGGGCGCGCGCATCGCCAGGCTGATCTCCTTCCATTCGCTTCTGTTCGGCTCGCTCGTGAGCATCGCAATCGTTATCTTCGCGCTGCGGAGATTCTCCGTGGCGCCTCTTCTCGCTGCCCCACTTCTCGTTGTACTGAGTGGGTGGTTCTACCAGAGAAAGATTGGCGGTATAACTGGCGACTGCTTCGGTGCGACCAATCAGCTTACCGAAATCGCGGTCTATTTCTGTGGGGTGTGGATCGCATGA
- the cobT gene encoding nicotinate-nucleotide--dimethylbenzimidazole phosphoribosyltransferase, protein MNTSSQMVDSKIMLTIEPPSQQWLARARARLDQLTKPLGSLGRLEDLAAQMVSIREEAFAEPMRKAVYVFAADHGVTAEGVSAYPREVTRQMVLNFLAHGAAINVLARAHQVEMNVVDVGVDADFDHSDGLLHRKVRRGTRNMMREPAMSEDELTNALDVGLKLADDAKAIGYNLVAVGEMGIGNTTAASAITSALTREPVNRITGKGTGLNSEALTHKCLVIEAVLAKHFGNRLPNPLDVLRCVGGLEIAAITGFILGAARHRLAVVIDGFISTAAAAIAFAIAPQVSGYLFAGHQSEEPGHRVLLEYMGLKPILALNMRLGEGTGAVLAMPILESALCLYNQMATFESAGVSEAKD, encoded by the coding sequence GTGAACACATCAAGTCAGATGGTCGACTCTAAAATCATGTTGACCATTGAGCCCCCAAGTCAGCAATGGCTAGCAAGGGCACGAGCGCGTTTGGATCAGTTGACCAAGCCGTTGGGCAGCCTCGGCAGACTTGAAGATCTCGCGGCCCAGATGGTGTCAATCCGCGAAGAGGCATTTGCGGAACCGATGCGAAAGGCAGTCTACGTCTTTGCCGCGGACCATGGAGTTACTGCTGAAGGGGTCAGCGCCTATCCGCGCGAGGTGACGCGGCAAATGGTGCTCAACTTTCTTGCTCACGGCGCCGCAATCAACGTGCTCGCAAGAGCTCATCAGGTCGAGATGAACGTTGTGGATGTCGGCGTCGATGCCGACTTCGATCACAGCGACGGACTGCTGCACCGCAAAGTGCGTAGGGGGACGCGCAATATGATGAGGGAGCCGGCGATGAGTGAGGACGAACTAACCAATGCGCTCGACGTTGGACTCAAGCTTGCAGATGATGCGAAGGCAATAGGCTACAACCTGGTTGCTGTCGGCGAGATGGGTATCGGCAATACCACAGCAGCCAGTGCGATTACCTCTGCACTCACGCGTGAACCGGTTAATCGCATCACTGGTAAAGGAACTGGCTTGAACTCCGAGGCACTCACACACAAGTGTCTGGTCATCGAAGCTGTTCTAGCGAAACATTTTGGTAATCGGCTTCCTAATCCACTCGATGTGCTGCGCTGTGTTGGCGGGCTGGAGATTGCCGCGATAACCGGCTTCATATTAGGCGCGGCAAGGCATCGGCTTGCAGTGGTCATAGATGGCTTCATCTCGACTGCAGCCGCAGCAATCGCTTTTGCAATTGCACCACAGGTGAGCGGCTATCTCTTTGCAGGGCATCAATCGGAAGAGCCGGGCCACAGAGTGCTGCTTGAATACATGGGATTGAAGCCTATTCTTGCTCTAAACATGAGGCTCGGCGAAGGAACAGGTGCTGTTCTGGCGATGCCTATCCTCGAGTCTGCACTGTGCCTCTACAATCAGATGGCGACGTTCGAATCGGCGGGCGTCAGCGAGGCGAAGGATTGA
- a CDS encoding cobyrinate a,c-diamide synthase yields the protein MRALLVSGTASGVGKTTVALAIMSGLRRRGLAVQPFKCGPDFLDTGHHTRICGRKARNLDTWMLSEEANRCVLQNAARDADVLVAEGMMGLFDGKSGNTETGSTAEIAKLLKLPVVLVVDAAKTARSIAAVVLGFEMFDPELRPAGVILNRVATERHYEMLHAAIEKSCKTRILGWLPRDPAITIPERHLGLQGAAEAAVEDDASIDTLAALAEKYFDLDSLVELNCGLDLDETGVAGIESSRVAEGVRIGVPSDRAFSFYYEDNLDLLREQGAEIIRFSPLCDRSLPTGLDALYLGGGYPELHAEQLGRNRPMIEDVRAFAASGRPIYAECGGMIYLSESLKSSEGMNYAMAGVLPLSIKMTGKLVQFGYVSVMFTEGCLLGPKGTTVRGHSFHYSSIVSRGDIATSYCVQYSMSGKEEFEGFRQGNVLASYVHLHLRANPTIARDFVAAIRRARTLQTVTT from the coding sequence GTGAGAGCACTGCTGGTGTCAGGCACAGCAAGCGGGGTGGGAAAAACGACGGTCGCGCTTGCGATCATGTCTGGGCTGCGGCGACGCGGCTTGGCGGTGCAGCCCTTCAAGTGTGGACCAGACTTTTTGGACACTGGCCATCACACGAGGATCTGCGGGCGAAAGGCTCGAAATCTTGATACATGGATGCTGAGCGAAGAGGCGAATCGATGTGTTCTGCAAAATGCTGCGCGTGACGCGGATGTACTCGTCGCTGAAGGCATGATGGGATTGTTCGATGGAAAGAGCGGGAACACGGAGACTGGAAGCACGGCGGAGATTGCCAAACTGCTGAAGCTGCCGGTCGTGCTCGTCGTCGACGCAGCAAAGACTGCCAGGAGCATCGCGGCGGTGGTGCTCGGCTTTGAGATGTTCGACCCTGAGCTGCGGCCTGCAGGCGTGATCCTGAATCGTGTTGCAACAGAGCGGCACTACGAGATGCTGCATGCGGCGATTGAGAAGTCATGCAAGACAAGGATTCTGGGCTGGCTGCCACGTGATCCGGCGATTACGATTCCCGAGCGCCATCTCGGCCTGCAAGGAGCGGCTGAAGCTGCGGTCGAAGATGATGCTTCCATCGATACGCTGGCTGCGCTTGCGGAGAAATATTTCGATCTTGATAGTTTGGTTGAGCTTAATTGTGGGTTGGATCTGGATGAGACGGGCGTTGCCGGAATAGAAAGCTCGCGAGTGGCCGAAGGTGTGCGAATCGGTGTTCCATCTGATCGCGCTTTCTCGTTCTACTATGAGGACAATCTGGATCTTCTTCGCGAACAGGGCGCTGAGATCATTCGGTTCAGCCCGCTGTGCGACAGGTCTCTTCCAACGGGACTGGATGCGCTCTACCTCGGCGGAGGATATCCGGAGCTTCACGCAGAACAACTAGGCCGCAATCGCCCTATGATTGAGGACGTTCGTGCCTTTGCTGCTTCAGGAAGGCCCATCTATGCCGAGTGCGGTGGCATGATTTATCTCTCCGAGAGCCTTAAATCCAGCGAGGGCATGAACTACGCTATGGCTGGAGTCCTGCCACTTTCTATAAAGATGACCGGCAAACTTGTGCAGTTCGGATACGTCAGCGTGATGTTTACCGAAGGCTGTCTCCTGGGTCCCAAAGGAACAACCGTCCGCGGACACAGTTTTCACTACTCGTCCATCGTCTCTCGCGGAGACATTGCGACGAGCTATTGCGTGCAGTACTCAATGTCGGGGAAAGAAGAGTTTGAAGGATTCCGGCAAGGTAACGTTCTAGCGAGTTATGTTCATCTGCATCTGCGCGCAAATCCCACAATAGCGAGAGATTTTGTCGCTGCAATCCGACGAGCGCGAACCTTGCAGACGGTGACGACGTGA